The genomic interval ATAGAAGCTCTTAAATTAAAAACCATTATAATAATCACCAAAATGGTAATTAATATCTCTAAAGTTAATGCTTCGGTAAGTGTGTCTAAGGTTTCTACAATTAATTCAGAACGATCGTAAAAAGGAACCACTGTTAGTTGAGATGTTCGTCCGTCTGCTAATACCTTCGTAGGCAAACCACCTTTTAGTTCAGCTATTTTTTCTTTTACGTTGGTAATTACTTCCATAGGATTTGCTCCATATCTAGCAACTACAACACCACCAACTACTTCTGCGCCTTCTTTATCTAATAATCCACGTCGTGCTGCAGGACCTAAAGAAACTTTACCAATATCTTTAATTTTAATGGATGTAAAATCTTTTGAAGTTACCACAGCATTTTCAATATCTGCAACCGATTTTATATACCCTAAACCACGAACTAAATATTCTGCTTGATTGATTTCTAAAGTTTGTGCACCAATATCTTGATTACTACTTTTTACAGCCTTAACAACTTCACTTAAACCAATATTGTATTGACGCATCAATTCTGGATTCACATCTACCTGATATTCCTGAACATAACCACCAATAGAAGCTACTTCTGAAACGCCACTTGCAGAAGACAACGCGTACTTTACATAGTAATCTTGTATGCTTCGTAATTCTTGTAAATCCCATCCACCAGTAACATTTCCGTCTTTATCTCTACCCTCTAGAGTATACCAATAAATCTGACCTAATCCTGTAGCATCTGGTCCTAAAGCAGGATTAACACCTTCTGGTAATAATCCGCTTGGTAGTGAATTTAATTTTTCTAAAATTCGACTACGGCTCCAATAAAACTCGATGTCTTCTTCAAAAATGATATAAATACTAGAGAAGCCAAACATAGAAGAACTACGAATGGTTTTTACTCCAGGAATACCCAATAAGGAGGTGGTTAAAGGATAGGTAATTTGGTCTTCTATATCTTGTGGCGAACGACCATCCCACTTTGTGAATACAATTTGTTGATTTTCACCAATATCTGGTATGGCATCTACAGCCACAGGGTCACTTGGTAAAAAGCCTGTATTCCAATTAAAAGGAGCGTTTACAGTTCCCCATCCTACAAAAAGGACAAGTAATAAAACCGCTACGAGTTTATTCTCTATTAAGAATTTGATGCTTTTATTTAGCATTGGTTTAATTATTAAACAGTTAGACATTGGTGTTAAAAAAAACACCGAATACAAGAAATTATCCCAATGAGATTAATCACAGGATAACACAGTCTTTTTGTTTAAAAATTAAATTAAATAAGTCTCGTCTAACTTAAATATTTGCCTGTTAGCGAGCAGAGGTTCGTACTCTCCAGATGAAGGTACATTATTTTCTAAACCTTCAAAAAGGTTGATATAAGAATAAATAAATGAAGCAATGAATACTTGTTGCTCAAAAGAAATGCTATCAATATGATGTTGTAATTCATTTTGACCTTCAACAACTACTTGTTCGTCATTACAGCAGTTCTTTTTTGAAATATTACAATCTTCAGATAAAGGTTTTTGCATTTCCATACCACAACCTTCTGCTTTTTGAAACATAGCTGTTTCTACCAAAGTATCACCACAATAATGCATACTAAAAGTCAATGACATTGTAGAGAATAGGACTACAACAGCCATTGCAATTGACATTATTTTATGTGAAACTTTCTTCATATTGGCCGCAAAGGTATACAAAATTAAAGAACAAAATATTAGTTAAGAAAAATTTAACTGAAAACAAGACAACTGACTTTCATAAATGTATCCCTATATTTTATTTAAAATCAGACATCATTCATTTAGAGAGTTTAGCGTAAAAAAGCAAGCCATATATTTACAAACATAAAAAACTCACACAACCTAGGTTAAAAAATCAGCGACAGTATATTTAAATCGAAATGTCTTTAATAAAAATAGATTGAAGAAATAATGTAAATTTCGTAAAATTGAAATTTAGCACAAAAACAGTTCAAATTATTTTACGTCCTTCTAAACGGATAAAAGTATTTTTGACAGGGATAAACAATAATTTTTATATTTAACCTGTTTTTCTTTAATCCTATAAAGTAGCACCTCGATAATTATATCAATTGCATTTTTAAAATTCATTTCAGAATTATAACGAAATGTACTTCTTTATTTATTGATAAACGTCCATTTTTACTTACTAATAAGTTTATCTATATTTAAAGTTGTTTGTTTTAAGCTTACTCCACAATCTTTTGCTTTAACAATATTTCCGTTATTCCATTATGTTTCAAAATAACTAGGGTACCCCATAGGGTAACTGTCACATGCTTTTTAAGGAGATTAAGATATTATCTATTTGATCTAAAAATTCTTAACTCTAATAAATTATAAGGTGAACTCAGTGTTTATAAAGGTTTAAGAGATTTAACCATCCTAGAATGTGATGTATAAAAAAAGCCTCACATAATATGTGAGGCTTTTGGCGGAGAAAGAGGGATTCGAACCCCCGGACCTGTTACAGTCAACAGTTTTCAAGACTGCCGCATTCGACCGCTCTGCCATTTCTCCAGTGCGTCTCATCAAGTATTCCCTGATTGCGGCTGCAAATATAGAAAGGTTTTTTAGTTTACAAAAACAAAAAACGATTTATTTTTATTTTTTTTTTGAATATCATACATGAAACCACATATCTATCTATAAATCAAGTATTTTAAATTATTATTATTTTTTTAGAAATCGTCACAAAAAAGTCTAAATAAAGAATTCTTGTATAGTAGTTCATTATATTTGCCTTTATTATTTTAATTATAAAATTATGTCATTTAATTCCTTTGGAAATTTATTAAAAGTAACAACGTATGGAGAATCTCATGGAACTGCTATTGGTGGCGTCATAGATGGATTCCCTGCAGGATTAGAGGTAGATTTTGAAGCCATTCAAAATGAGTTAGATAGACGTAAACCTGGGCAATCTAAAATTGTTACTCAGCGTAAAGAACCAGATACTGTAGAGTTTCTTTCAGGTATTTTTGAAGGAAAAACAACAGGAACTTCTATTGGTTTTGTTATTAGAAACACCAATCAAAAATCTAAAGACTACAACCACAATACCAATGTATATAGACCTTCTCATGCAGATTTTACGTATGATAAGAAATTTGGAAACAGAGATTATAGAGGCGGCGGAAGAAGTTCTGCCCGTGAAACTGCCAATTGGGTAGTTGCTGGTGCTTTAGCAAAACAGCTTATTGCAAGCATGAATATAAATGCATTTACATCTTCGGTTGGAGATATTTTTATAGACAAACCGTATCAAGATTTAGATTTTTCTAAAACAGAAAGCAATATTGTTCGTTGTCCGGATGAAGCTTCTGCAGAGAAAATGATCAACAGAATACAAGAAATTAGAAAAGCAGGAGATACTATTGGTGGTACCGTAACATGTGTTGCACAAAATGTACCTGTAGGATTAGGAGAACCTATATTTCAGAAATTACACGCACAATTAGGTAGCGCAATGTTATCTATAAATGCCGTAAAAGGTTTTGAATTTGGAAGTGGTTTTTGTGGTGCAAAAATGAAAGGTTCAGATCATAACGATGTTTTTAATGCAGACGGCTCTACACAATCTAATTTATCTGGAGGAATACAAGGTGGAATAAGTAATGGTATGGATATTTACTTTAGAGTTGCTTTTAAACCTGTTGCAACCATTATGAGCTCTCAACAAACTATTAACTCAGAATATGAAGTTACAGAAATTACAGGTAAAGGAAGACATGATCCTTGTGTTGTACCAAGAGCTGTACCAATTGTAGAAGCTATGACTGCTTTAGTATTAGCAGATTTTTGGTTGCTAAATAAAACGAGACAGATATAATTTACGTACTATTTAAAAGATTGAAATAGAATACTTGTAAATTTATTTACCTTTAACGGAAAAACTTTTTTTTCTGTGGATATTAAACGACTATATTTTATTGATATTATTAGGGCTTTTGCTATCTTAATGATGCTACAAGGGCACTTTATAGATACATTACTAGCTGACTCGTATAGAGACTTAAATGATCCTATTTTTAGTGTATGGTCTTATTTTAGGGGAATTACTGCTCCGACTTTCTTTACTATTTCTGGATTAATTTTTACTTATCTTTTGCTAAAGGCAAAAGAGAAAGGATTAGAAAACCAAAGAATGACAAAAGGGATCACAAGAGGTTTCTTTTTAATAGGTATTGGTTATTTGTTAAGAATTCCCGTTTTTAGTTGGTTAGCAGGAATATTTAGCCCCTATTTTCTAGTAATTGATGTACTTCAAATAATAGGTTTAAGCTTAATATTAATTATTTGTATTTATTTTCTTTGTAATAATAAAACAATCCTTTTTTCTATAATTACATTACTCTTTGGTACCAGTATATTTATATTAGAACCGCTGTATAGAGATTTAAACTTAACCTCTATTCCTCTTTTTTTAAACAACTATATTTCTAAAAGTAATGGATCTATATTTACAATTATTCCTTGGTCTGGTTATGTCTGTTTTGGTGCGTTTATAGCAACAATATTTCATAAAAACGTATTCAAAAAAAGCTTTAAAAAAATAATAATTACTTCTTTTATCCTTTTTGGATTCATTCTAATTTTTTATTCTTCAAATATTCTCGTTTTCTTCTCAAAACTATTACAATCTCAACTATTAATGGATGCGGCAAGCTATAATTATCTATTTACTAGATTTGGAAATGTATTATTAATTTTCGCTTTCTTTTATAGCCTTGAGAAGTATTTAAAATCGCCTTTAATTTTAAAAATAGGACAAAAAACACTTTCTATATATGTAATTCATTTTATCATTATTTATGGGAGTTTTACTGGTTATGGGTTAAAGTATATTATTGGTAAAACCTTAAATCCAATAGAAGCTATTATTGGAGCAATACTATTCTTAATATCAGTTTGTCTACTATCTTTTTATTATGCAAAAACAAATACTTTTTTATATTTAAATTTGAGAAAACTATTTCATAAAGTAAAATCTTAATCTAAAATGAAAACGCTTTTATCTCTTTGCTCTATATTCTATTTTTTAAATAGTTTTTCTCAGGTAGATTACTTATCTAAATCAAATAAATTTTCCGAGAGAACATATACCTATCTCAGAATAAAAAAAGAGAAGAACTTAAAGTTCGATTTTTACAGACCTAAAAAGACAAAAGGAAAAGTTCCGTTGTTAATTTATGTTCATGGTGGTGGTTTTTCTGGAGGTGATAGAAAAGATAAAAATTCTACAGCTTTTGCAAAAGAAATGGTTCAATACGGTTACGCTGTCGCAACAATATCATATCGGTTAACAATGAAAGGTAAAGGTTTTGGATGTGCGACAAATTCTGCATTAAAAATAGAAGCTTTTAACGATGTTTCTAAAGATATCAGTTATGCCGTAAAGTATTTTTTAAGACGTAAAAAGAGGCTTAAAATAGATGCTGATAAAATAATTCTAGTAGGTTCTAGTGCTGGTGCGGAAGCAATTTTAAATTTAGCGTATGTTTACAATAACAAAATTTTAGATCCAAATTTTAAATTTGCAGGAATTATTGCCATGTCTGGAGCCGTAACTTCTATTGATAAAATAACAACTGAAACAGCTATTCCAACCCAATTATTTCATGGAACAAAAGATAACCTTGTGCCTTATAATATTGCATCTCATCATTTTTGTAAACTAGAATCTGTTGGATATTTAAACCTTTTTGGTTCTAAAGCAATTGCTAAAAAATTAAAATCTATTCAGAAACCTTTTTATTTATATAGTGTAAAAAATGGAGATCATAGTTGGAACACAAGACCTATTTATCAATGTAAAAACGAAATATTGGACTTTTTATATTATGATATTTTAAAACAGAAAAACAGACAGATAGAAACTGAGATTTAATAATCATAAAAAAAGCGAAACAAAATTGTTTCGCTTTTTAAAATATAGCTATTTTTCTACTTTAATAATTTATCCAAATCATAAAAGTAAAAATCTTTGGCATCATTCATTGCCACAAACAATCCGCTTTTAAAGGTATCGTTTAAAGGCACAGTAACCACATCACATCCATCTGTTTGGGTAGTTGACAGATTAACTGCTTTTACAAACTCATTTGTTTGTCTATCAAATAAATTAAATTGCCCTTTTTGTTGATCAGAAACAATAATATACCCTTTCTCATTCTCAAATTTAGCAATTGCAATACCTTCTATATCTCTTTCAAAAAGTTCACTTCCAAAACAAGTAATTTCTTCATTTCCTTTAGATGGCTCTGCATAATATTTACGAACACAGTGCATTTCATCAGAATAGTAAACAAAGCCCATTTCTGCATCAACAGCAATGGCTTCAATTTCTTTTTTACCACTAAATTGTCCAAATTTCCTAACCAAAGTAGCCGTTACTTTACTGTTTTCTGAAACTAATTTATATTGATATAAATACCCTTCTTTAGGTCCCGTTTTTCTACCAACTATTGCATAAAAAGTTCCATCAATCGGACTCTTATAAATAGCAACTCCCATTGGTAATTTGTTTTCAGGAATAGTTTCATCTTCAAAGACAGGAAATCCTCCTTCATCTAAAGGTTTCATATCTGGTACAGAAAACATTCTAATTTGCTGCTCTTCTCTTTCTGTAAAAATTAAAACATCAACTTTTACAGAATCGTTTACTTGAAAACCATACTCTAAATCTACATTGTTAGGTCTTTTTATATTTCTGATGGTTTTATCTTCTATAACTTTACCTTGTAAATCATACGCATAAATTGCTCCATTGGTTTCTTTATCTGTTCCAAAAACAATACTTTTTGATGCGTCTGTTGGATGAATCCAAATTGCAGGATCATCTGTATCATTAACAGATTTTTCGGTAATTACATCTGGTGCAATTGCTGGTAATTTACTACCAGAATTACACGATAACAATGTTACTGTTCCTAAAAATAGGATACTATTTTTTATAGATAATTTCATGTTTTCTATTTTTTAAATAAATCGTATTTTAAACCAAAAGTAATTCTTCTACCGTAGTATTCCATTTGCATTGTTCTACCACTTTCTCCTTGGTAGTAACGTAATGGTTGGTTAGTCAGATTATTTACACTAGCATAAATACTTAGGTTTTTATTAATGGTATAACCTGTACTAAAATCTAAGAAAAATTGTTTGTCGTAATAACGATCTTCAAAAGCATTACCTCCTATTTCATCTACATAAGCATCAGAAAAATTACCAGAAAGTCTTGCATTAAATTTAGCATCTGCATACCCTAAAGAAGCGTTTAACATATTTGGTGTTGTGTTAGGCAAATCTATATCTTCTCTTTCCTCTCCGTCTTCATTACGAATTCCGTTTGCATCCGAAGTTAAAAAGGTATAATTAGCATACACACTAAAGTTTTTTAAGAAACCAGGTAAAAAATCTAATTTTCTTTGGATTGCTAATTCTGCTCCAAAAATAGATGCTTTATCACCATTTAAAGGTTGATAAACTTCAAAACCAGTAGTTCCTGGTCCAAAAGCATCTGTAGTAGTTTCTGATTGAAAAGTATAGGTAAAATCACTAATGTTTTTGTAAAAAAAACCTCCAGACAAAATACCTACATTTTCAAAATAAGTTTCTGCCATTACATCAAAATTCATAGAAGTTGTTGGCTTTAAATCTGGGTTACCTAAAAACACTTCTTCATCTCCAGTTACAACATCTAAAGTTGGTGTAATATCAACATAATTTGGTCTTGCCAATGTATTTGTCCAAGCAAATCTTAATACTGTTTTATCAGAAATATCGTATTTAACATGTACACCTGGCATTAAATTAGAATAAGAACTTTTTTCTGTTAAAGTACCATCTAAAGTATCTTCATCTAAAATATTATTTCCTGTTGCCGTTAATTTTGTGTGCTCTAATCGTAAACCAAACAATACACTTAACTTGTCAGACAATCTTTGATTTGTCATCACATAACTCGCAAATACATTTTCCTTTACATCATAATTAGCTCTTAAAAACTCATCACTTATAGTTTCACCATTATTTAAATCTAAGCTTCCTAACCATTCTTCATCTGCAAATAAACCTGATTGGTATTGACTACCTGCTAAATAATCTGGGTTCGAATAATCTTTGGTTGGTATAGATGATAACGTAGGATAATCGCTTTCTAAATCATATTCAAAGAAATCATTATCTCTTAATTTTGTTTTAAAACGACCTCTAAACCCAAATTTTATAAATCCATCTCCATGACCAAAAAAGTCTGATGGTAATTCAAAATTAACAAAAGTATTAAAGTCTTTTTCTTCTGTATATTGATTTTCTTCTGTGATTTCACCAAACTCAAAACTAGCAAGATCATTAAAATCTGATGAATTTACGGCAGTAAACAAAGGAAACCTAGAATCAGAAATATCGTTATTAATACTATATTCAGTTTCAAACTCAGCATAACGTTCATTTAATCTTTCTTCGGATGCTTTTGCAAAAGAAGTCATCCAATCAATTTTTAATTTACCTGCAGCGTGGTTACCACCAAGTGTGTAATTCTGCATTTTTTGATCTTCTAAGCGTCTATTTTTATTTCGATCGTTATCAATACCACCTTTAGATTGTCTTTTAACTTCAACAGGAAACATTGTAGGTGTATTATCTGTAATGGTAAAATCTCCAAGTCCTATATCTTCTGCATCTAAAATCTCATGTTCTAATCTAAAACGATTTTCTCTGTCGTCTCTCCAATTATACATCGATTTAAAATAGATATTATTGTCATCATTAATTTGATAATCGAAGTTTGCAGAAAAACTTCTACGAACTCTTTGTACTAAATACGTACGTTCTTCAAAAACATTGGTATACGGATTTACTTCCAATTCAACTTCTTCACCAGCGTCATTTGTATATGCAAATTCATCCGTCCATTCTGCTTCCACATCATGAGAACCAAAATCATTATCATTGATAGTTGCAGAAATCATCCAACCAAATTTTTTGTTTTTAGAACGATCTCCTACTAGAAAAGAACCATTTAAAATTCTTTTGTTTGTAATTGTGTTTACACCAGATCCTGCGGTTGCAGAAAGTCTAAAACTTTGAGGAGATGTTCTTGTTATTAAATTTACAGAACCTCCTAAAGCATCTGCATCCATATCTGGAGTTACCGCTTTATTAACTTGTATAGATTGTATCATGTCCGACGGAATTAAATCCATCTGTACATTTCTATTATCGCCTTCTGCAGACGGAATTCTACTTCCGTTAAGAGTTACGGAGTTTAATTGAGGAGAAAGACCTCTAATAATAATATTTCTAGCTTCTCCTTGATCTACTTGCATCGTAATACCAGGAATCCTTTTAACGGCATCTCCAATATTTGCATCCGGAAATTTACCAATTTGATCTGTAGAAACTACATTGGTAATATTTAAATTATTCTTTTGAGTGTTTAATGCTTTAGATTGGCTACCTAAGCTGTAAGATGTAATTAAAACATCATCTAATTGAATACTTTCTGAAACAAGTGCAATTTTAATCGATGTAGTTTCATTTTCTTTTACAACAACTTCTTGTAAAATATCTTTAAATCCTAAATAAGTTATTCTTATAGTGTGCGTACCAGCGGGTACACCAACTAAGGTGAACTTTCCATCAAAATTAGAAATATCTCCTTTTTTAAGCGCTTCTATTAAAACATTTGCACCAGGTACATAAAGTCCATCCTTATCAGTAATAAGACCTTGTATTTTACTGGTTTGTGCAAATGAATTAAACGCACTTAACGACAAAAACATCGTTAATAAAAATAAATTAAAATTATAAAATTGTTTCATTATTTAGTTTTTTTATAATGCAAAAGTAAATTTTGATTTACTTAACATTATTAACTAATTAAAAACAAAAAGCTAATTTTATACTTAATTTTAACCTGAATTAACGTTAACTTTAAAATGAATTAATCTAAATTTTAAACAATAAAAACAAATCTACTTACTATAGAGATATAAGCAAAAAAAAAAAGACCACTTAAAAAAGCAGTCTTTATACTATTTATTAAGCCTGTCCTGTAGGCCCAAAATTCATAGGAATTGGAGGTTGCTCATAATCTTTAATTTCACCATGTTGTTCTTCAAACTTTCTAACATTATCTGCTAAAGCTTGTGTTAAGCGTTTTGCATGTTGCGGAGTTAAAATAATTCTAGATTTTACTTTTGCCTTTGGTACACCTGGCATAATATTAATAAAATCTACAATAAATTCTGACATAGAATGATTAATAATTGCAAGATTAGAATACGTTCCTTCTGCAATTTCCTGATCTAACTCAATATTTATTTGTCCGTCTTTGTTTTGATTTTCTTCCATAATTAAAATTGTGTATTTGTTAATTCTAGTACATGTAAAATCGTAAAAAAAAATGAATTACACCCGTAAAATTTCACCTTTTATATTTAATAAAAGCTATAAAAAAGAAAAAGTTGAATTGAATAGTGCATCTGAGATACCCTAAACAATTCAACTTTTAAATAATTAAACTTTTACGTTTACACGTTTCGTTTATTTAGAAACTTTTTTCTATTTCGTCTTTAGGACCAACTAGAATGTTTTCATAAGCTCTCATACCTGTACCTGCTGGAATTCTCTTACCAACAATTACATTTTCTTTTAAGCCTTCTAATGTATCTATTTTACCACTAACAGCAGCCTCGTTTAATACTTTTGTAGTTTCCTGGAAAGAAGCTGCAGAAATAAACGATTTTGTTTGAAGTGATGCTCTTGTAATACCTTGTAAAACTTGCTCTGCCGTTGCCGGTTTAGCCTCTCTTGCCGTTACTAAGTTCTGATCATTTCTTCTTAATAAAGAATTTTCATCTCTTAATTGACGAGCTGTAATAATTTGACCTGCACTTAAGTTTTCTGAATCTCCAGCGTCTTCAACAACCTTCATTCCAAAAATATCATCATTATCTTTGATAAAGTCAATTTTATGAACTAATTGATTCTCTAATAATAAAGTATCACCAGAATCTATAATTTTAACTTTACGCATCATTTGACGAACAACAACCTCAAAATGCTTGTCATTAATTTTTACACCTTGTAAACGATATACTTCTTGAATTTCATTTACCAAGTACATTTGTACTGCAGATGGACCTTGAATTCTTAAAATATCTGAAGGAGTTGTAGCTCCGTCTGATAATGGCATACCAGCTTTAATAAAGTCATTTTCTTGAACTAAAATCTGATTAGAAAGTTTTACTAAATACTTACTAATATCTCCAGTTTTAGATTCAACGATAATTTCTCTATTTCCACGTTTAATTTTACCGAAAGAAACAACACCATCAATCTCAGAAACAACAGATGGATTAGAAGGATTACGTGCTTCGAATAATTCTGTTACACGTGGTAAACCTCCTGTAATATCCCCAGCTTTACCAGATTTTCTTGGTATTTTAACTAAAGTATGACCACTTTCTACTTTATCTCCATCAGTTACCATTAAGTGTGCACCTAAAGGTAAACTATAAGAACGTAAAGCATTACCGTCATTATCTTCAATAATTAAAGATGGTATGATTTTCTTGTTTTTCGAGTCGATCATTACAATCTCCTGGAAACCAGTTTGCTCATCTACTTCTACAGAGTAATTGATACCTTGTATTAAATTATCAAACTTCACTTTTCCAGCGAACTCAGAAACAATAACCCCGTTAAATGGATCCCATTGTACAATAGCATCTCCTTTTTTGATTGATTTTATATCTTTATCAAATATAATAGAACCATAAGGAAGGATATTCGTACTTTGAGTAATTCCTGTTTTCTTGTCTATAATTTTAATCTCAGCAGTTCTAGAAATTACAATGTCAATTTCTTTACCTTCATTGTCTTTACCAGTTACTGTACGTAAATCATCTATAACAACTTTACCATCAAACTTAGCAATTAATTTATTCTCTTCAGAAATATTACCTGCAACCCCACCAACGTGGAATGTACGTAATGTTAACTGTGTACCAGGTTCTCCAATAGATTGTGCTGCAATTACACCAACTGCTTCACCAATTTGTACTTTGTTAAGGGTAGATAAACTCTGACCATAACATTTTGCACAAATACCTTTTGTAGATTCACAAGTTAAAGCAGATCTTACTTCTACAGCATCAATTCCAGACTTCTCAACAGCTACTGCTAATTGATAAGAAATTGGTTGATTTGCTTTTAAAAGAACTTCTTCTGTTAACGGGTGATATACATCGTTTAATGAAACTCTACCTTCAATTCTTTCTGATAAAGATTCTACAATCTCATCATTTTTCTTTAAAGGTGCTACTTCTAAACCTCTTAATGTACCACAATCTTCTTCGTTAATGATAACATCTTGAGAAACATCTACTAATCTACGAGTTAAGTAACCAGCATCTGCCGTTTTTAAAGCCGTATCCGCAAGTCCTTTACGAGCACCGTGAGTAGAGATAAAGTATTCAAGAATTGATAAACCTTCCTTAAAGTTAGAAAGAATCGGATTCTCAATAATTTCTCCACCACCTGCAGTAGATTTCTTAGGTTTTGCCATTAATCCACGCATACCTGTTAACTGACGAATCTGCTCCTTAGAACCCCTTGCACCAGAATCAAGCATCATGTATACCGAGTTGAAACCTTGTTGATCTTCACGTAAACGTTTCATAGATAACTCAGTTAAATCGTTATTGGTTCTACCCCAAATATCAATTACCTGATTATAACGCTCTTTTTGCGTTAACATACCCATGTTATAATTTCCTACAATAATATCCACCTCTTTGTTGGCTTCATCAATCATAGATTGTTTTTCTTTAGGAATAATAATATCCCCTAATGAGAAAGATAAACCACCTTGGAAGGCAAATTTATATCCCATATTTTTAATATTATCTAAGAATTCTCCTGTAGTAGGAATATCTGTAGCTTTTAAAATACCACCAATAATTCCACGTAAGTTTTTCTTAGTTAATACCTCATTAATGTAACCAGCTTTCGCAGGAACAACTTCGTTAAATAATACTCTACCAACAGTAGTTTGTATTATTTTTCTAACTTGCTCTCCGTTCTCATCAACATCGTAAGTTCTTACTTTAATTCCAGCATTTAAGTCTACCATTTCTTCGTTAAAAGCAATAGTTACTTCTTCTGGTGAATAAAAAGTTAATCCTTCTCCTTTAATTTTCACTTCTGGAGTAGAGATTCTCTCTTTAGTCATATAGTATAAACCAAGTACCATATCCTGAGAAGGAACTGTTACTGGTGCACCATTTGCAGGATTTAAGATATTATGAGAAGCCAACATTAATAATTGCGCTTCTAAAATAGCTTCTGGTCCTAATGGTAAGTGAACCGCCATTTGATCCCCATCAAAATCCGCATTAAATGCAGAACATGCTAATGGGTGTAATTGGATTGCTTTTCCTTCAATTAATTTTGGTTGAAAAGCTTGTATACCTAGTCTGTGTAAAGTAGGAGCCCTGTTTAATAAAACTGGATGTCCTTTAATTACATTTTCTAAAATATCCCAAACAACTGGTTCTTTTCTATCTATTATTTTCTTTGCAGATTTTACTGTTTTTACAATTCCTCTTTCAATTAGTTTTCTAATTACAAAAGGCTTGTAAAGTTCAGCTGCCATATCTTTTGGCAATCCACATTCAGATAATTTCATTTCTGGTCCAACAACAATTACAGAACGTGCAGAATAATCAACACGCTTTCCTAATAAATTCTGACGGAAACGTCCTTGTTTACCTTTTAATGAATCTGATAAAGATTTTAAAGGTCTGTTAGATTCAGTTTTTACTGCAGATGATTTACGTGTATTG from Polaribacter sejongensis carries:
- a CDS encoding HYC_CC_PP family protein, with product MKKVSHKIMSIAMAVVVLFSTMSLTFSMHYCGDTLVETAMFQKAEGCGMEMQKPLSEDCNISKKNCCNDEQVVVEGQNELQHHIDSISFEQQVFIASFIYSYINLFEGLENNVPSSGEYEPLLANRQIFKLDETYLI
- the aroC gene encoding chorismate synthase, which produces MSFNSFGNLLKVTTYGESHGTAIGGVIDGFPAGLEVDFEAIQNELDRRKPGQSKIVTQRKEPDTVEFLSGIFEGKTTGTSIGFVIRNTNQKSKDYNHNTNVYRPSHADFTYDKKFGNRDYRGGGRSSARETANWVVAGALAKQLIASMNINAFTSSVGDIFIDKPYQDLDFSKTESNIVRCPDEASAEKMINRIQEIRKAGDTIGGTVTCVAQNVPVGLGEPIFQKLHAQLGSAMLSINAVKGFEFGSGFCGAKMKGSDHNDVFNADGSTQSNLSGGIQGGISNGMDIYFRVAFKPVATIMSSQQTINSEYEVTEITGKGRHDPCVVPRAVPIVEAMTALVLADFWLLNKTRQI
- a CDS encoding heparan-alpha-glucosaminide N-acetyltransferase domain-containing protein — its product is MDIKRLYFIDIIRAFAILMMLQGHFIDTLLADSYRDLNDPIFSVWSYFRGITAPTFFTISGLIFTYLLLKAKEKGLENQRMTKGITRGFFLIGIGYLLRIPVFSWLAGIFSPYFLVIDVLQIIGLSLILIICIYFLCNNKTILFSIITLLFGTSIFILEPLYRDLNLTSIPLFLNNYISKSNGSIFTIIPWSGYVCFGAFIATIFHKNVFKKSFKKIIITSFILFGFILIFYSSNILVFFSKLLQSQLLMDAASYNYLFTRFGNVLLIFAFFYSLEKYLKSPLILKIGQKTLSIYVIHFIIIYGSFTGYGLKYIIGKTLNPIEAIIGAILFLISVCLLSFYYAKTNTFLYLNLRKLFHKVKS
- a CDS encoding carboxylesterase family protein; translated protein: MKTLLSLCSIFYFLNSFSQVDYLSKSNKFSERTYTYLRIKKEKNLKFDFYRPKKTKGKVPLLIYVHGGGFSGGDRKDKNSTAFAKEMVQYGYAVATISYRLTMKGKGFGCATNSALKIEAFNDVSKDISYAVKYFLRRKKRLKIDADKIILVGSSAGAEAILNLAYVYNNKILDPNFKFAGIIAMSGAVTSIDKITTETAIPTQLFHGTKDNLVPYNIASHHFCKLESVGYLNLFGSKAIAKKLKSIQKPFYLYSVKNGDHSWNTRPIYQCKNEILDFLYYDILKQKNRQIETEI
- a CDS encoding phytase, whose product is MKLSIKNSILFLGTVTLLSCNSGSKLPAIAPDVITEKSVNDTDDPAIWIHPTDASKSIVFGTDKETNGAIYAYDLQGKVIEDKTIRNIKRPNNVDLEYGFQVNDSVKVDVLIFTEREEQQIRMFSVPDMKPLDEGGFPVFEDETIPENKLPMGVAIYKSPIDGTFYAIVGRKTGPKEGYLYQYKLVSENSKVTATLVRKFGQFSGKKEIEAIAVDAEMGFVYYSDEMHCVRKYYAEPSKGNEEITCFGSELFERDIEGIAIAKFENEKGYIIVSDQQKGQFNLFDRQTNEFVKAVNLSTTQTDGCDVVTVPLNDTFKSGLFVAMNDAKDFYFYDLDKLLK